The following coding sequences are from one Panicum hallii strain FIL2 chromosome 5, PHallii_v3.1, whole genome shotgun sequence window:
- the LOC112895280 gene encoding F-box protein At2g32560-like isoform X3 — MLPLLLISTVPAFTLLLVAPATKPCCKLARELGLLVLLLATELLRHATTAGRRLRGRGREPERSATTMPATPRPRPAALAAPGEAEAEATPAAAGLPLLDLPELALDRVLEELSPASLAAMACVCAALRDRCSADALWERHLRAKWGRVLGATARKEWEAELGARVSRASAPRPPRRRSWVDSLACAWPFSWIACRWLKGDATPAPAAVAAEPAPAPAPAAPPTNTVAAWYRALECGEFWFPAQVYNREDGHVGFVLSCYDAHLRYDRRTDTFTARYPPHGRKPAKEEAGVQWSRIRAPPVGTPAHELHASECLEALRPGDHFEIQWRKNKDFPYGWWYGVVGHQAPCNPNEHLCRCHQDDTIVLEFQHYAPGSRWRQTSVSRKDHRETGDETDGFYGGIRKLQTKDEISTWRRFWPVDVLN; from the exons ATGCTTCCGCTGCTGCTTATATCCACGGTCCCGGCCTTCACGCTGCTCCTCGTCGCGCCCGCCACCAAGCCCTGCTGCAAGCTCGCGCGGGAGCTCGGCCTCCTCGTGCTGCTGCTCGCCACGGAGCTGCTGCGCCACGCCACCACCGCGGGGAGGAGGCTGCGGGGCCGGGGTCGGGAGCCGGAGCGCAGCGCGACGACGATGCCCGCCACGCCCAGGCCGAGGCCGGCCGCATTGGCGGCGCcgggcgaggcggaggcggaggcgacGCCCGCCGCGGCGGGGCTCCCGCTGCTCGACCTGCCGGAGCTCGCGCTGGACCGCGTGCTGGAGGAGCTCTCGCCGGCCTCGCTCGCCGCGATGGCGTGCGTGTGCGCCGCTCTCAGGGACCGGTGCTCCGCCGACGCGCTGTGGGAGCGCCACCTCCGCGCCAAGTGGGGGCGCGTGCTGGGCGCCACCGCGCGGAAGGAGTGGGAGGCAGAGCTCGGAGCCAGGGTCTCCCGCGCGAgcgcgccgcggccgccccGCCGCAGGAGCTGGGTGGACTCGCTGGCCTGCGCGTGGCCCTTCTCCTGGATCGCCTGCCGCTGGCTCAAGGGGGATGCCACCCCGGCaccggccgccgtcgccgccgagccagcgcccgcgcccgcaCCCGCGGCGCCACCGACGAACACGGTGGCCGCGTGGTACCGCGCGCTCGAGTGCGGCGAGTTCTGGTTCCCCGCGCAGGTGTACAACCGCGAG GACGGGCACGTCGGCTTCGTGCTCTCGTGCTACGACGCGCACCTCCGCTATGACCGGCGAACCGACACCTTCACGGCGAG GTACCCGCCGCACGGCCGGAAGCCGGCCAAGGAGGAGGCCGGCGTGCAGTGGAGCAGGATCCGAGCGCCGCCGGTGGGCACGCCGGCGCACGAGCTGCACGCGTCGGAGTGCCTGGAGGCGCTGCGCCCCGGCGACCACTTCGAGATCCAGTGGCGCAAGAACAAGGACTTCCCATACG GCTGGTGGTATGGCGTCGTGGGTCACCAGGCGCCGTGCAACCCGAACGAGCATCTGTGTCGCTGCCATCAGGACG ATACGATCGTCCTGGAGTTCCAGCACTACGCCCCCGGGTCGCGGTGGAGGCAGACCAGCGTGAGCAGGAAGGATCACAGGGAGACGGGGGACGAGACCGACGGCTTCTACGGGGGCATCAGGAAGCTGCAGACCAAGGACGAGATCTCGACGTGGCGCCGGTTCTGGCCCGTGGACGTCCTCAACTGA
- the LOC112895280 gene encoding F-box protein At2g32560-like isoform X2 has protein sequence MLPLLLISTVPAFTLLLVAPATKPCCKLARELGLLVLLLATELLRHATTAGRRLRGRGREPERSATTMPATPRPRPAALAAPGEAEAEATPAAAGLPLLDLPELALDRVLEELSPASLAAMACVCAALRDRCSADALWERHLRAKWGRVLGATARKEWEAELGARVSRASAPRPPRRRSWVDSLACAWPFSWIACRWLKGDATPAPAAVAAEPAPAPAPAAPPTNTVAAWYRALECGEFWFPAQVYNREQDGHVGFVLSCYDAHLRYDRRTDTFTARYPPHGRKPAKEEAGVQWSRIRAPPVGTPAHELHASECLEALRPGDHFEIQWRKNKDFPYGWWYGVVGHQAPCNPNEHLCRCHQDDTIVLEFQHYAPGSRWRQTSVSRKDHRETGDETDGFYGGIRKLQTKDEISTWRRFWPVDVLN, from the exons ATGCTTCCGCTGCTGCTTATATCCACGGTCCCGGCCTTCACGCTGCTCCTCGTCGCGCCCGCCACCAAGCCCTGCTGCAAGCTCGCGCGGGAGCTCGGCCTCCTCGTGCTGCTGCTCGCCACGGAGCTGCTGCGCCACGCCACCACCGCGGGGAGGAGGCTGCGGGGCCGGGGTCGGGAGCCGGAGCGCAGCGCGACGACGATGCCCGCCACGCCCAGGCCGAGGCCGGCCGCATTGGCGGCGCcgggcgaggcggaggcggaggcgacGCCCGCCGCGGCGGGGCTCCCGCTGCTCGACCTGCCGGAGCTCGCGCTGGACCGCGTGCTGGAGGAGCTCTCGCCGGCCTCGCTCGCCGCGATGGCGTGCGTGTGCGCCGCTCTCAGGGACCGGTGCTCCGCCGACGCGCTGTGGGAGCGCCACCTCCGCGCCAAGTGGGGGCGCGTGCTGGGCGCCACCGCGCGGAAGGAGTGGGAGGCAGAGCTCGGAGCCAGGGTCTCCCGCGCGAgcgcgccgcggccgccccGCCGCAGGAGCTGGGTGGACTCGCTGGCCTGCGCGTGGCCCTTCTCCTGGATCGCCTGCCGCTGGCTCAAGGGGGATGCCACCCCGGCaccggccgccgtcgccgccgagccagcgcccgcgcccgcaCCCGCGGCGCCACCGACGAACACGGTGGCCGCGTGGTACCGCGCGCTCGAGTGCGGCGAGTTCTGGTTCCCCGCGCAGGTGTACAACCGCGAG CAGGACGGGCACGTCGGCTTCGTGCTCTCGTGCTACGACGCGCACCTCCGCTATGACCGGCGAACCGACACCTTCACGGCGAG GTACCCGCCGCACGGCCGGAAGCCGGCCAAGGAGGAGGCCGGCGTGCAGTGGAGCAGGATCCGAGCGCCGCCGGTGGGCACGCCGGCGCACGAGCTGCACGCGTCGGAGTGCCTGGAGGCGCTGCGCCCCGGCGACCACTTCGAGATCCAGTGGCGCAAGAACAAGGACTTCCCATACG GCTGGTGGTATGGCGTCGTGGGTCACCAGGCGCCGTGCAACCCGAACGAGCATCTGTGTCGCTGCCATCAGGACG ATACGATCGTCCTGGAGTTCCAGCACTACGCCCCCGGGTCGCGGTGGAGGCAGACCAGCGTGAGCAGGAAGGATCACAGGGAGACGGGGGACGAGACCGACGGCTTCTACGGGGGCATCAGGAAGCTGCAGACCAAGGACGAGATCTCGACGTGGCGCCGGTTCTGGCCCGTGGACGTCCTCAACTGA
- the LOC112891461 gene encoding protein MIZU-KUSSEI 1-like, which produces MLRYSTPQPSPPMSPLVAPATPCIPGAAAGGAGPVPEAAPTLPPASPRTPRPAITLTAPPSNKRRRRGAARSSLRAIRAVRALFRSLPILAPACRFPGVIPRHGAGGGGGGGPRGQDGHVSGASRTTGTLFGHRRARVTLAVQETPGSVPILLLELAMQTGRFMQEMGAEHLRVALECEKKPPGAGAGIGRTRLLDEPLWTAYVNGRKIGYAVRREPTDDDLTVMQLLRTVSAGAGVLPADVVGAGTAPEGQEAGDLAYMRAHFDRVVGSRDSESFYMLNPDGNNGPELSIFFIRI; this is translated from the coding sequence atgctgcGTTACAGCACGCCGCAGCCCTCACCGCCGATGTCGCCGCTGGTCGCCCCGGCGACGCCGTGCatcccgggcgccgccgccggcggggcgGGTCCAGTTCCAGAGGCGGCGCCGACGCTTccgccggcctcgccgcgcACGCCCCGCCCCGCGATCACGCTCACAGCGCCGCCGTCCAACAAGCGGAGGCGCCGCGGGGCCGCGCGCTCGTCCCTGCGCGCCatccgcgccgtgcgcgcgctGTTCCGGTCCCTCCCGATCCTCGCCCCGGCGTGCCGCTTCCCGGGCGTCATCCCGCGCCAcggcgccggcgggggcgggggcggcgggccgcGCGGGCAGGACGGCCACGTCAGCGGCGCGTCGCGCACGACGGGGACGCTGTTCGGGCACCGCAGGGCGCGGGTGACGCTGGCGGTGCAGGAGACGCCCGGGAGCGTGCCCATCCTGCTGCTCGAGCTCGCCATGCAGACGGGGAGGTTCATGCAGGAGATGGGCGCCGAGCACCTGCGCGTCGCGCTCGAGTGCGAGAAGAAgccgccgggcgccggcgcggggatCGGCCGCACCAGGCTGCTCGACGAGCCGCTATGGACGGCCTACGTCAACGGCCGCAAGATCGGGTACGCCGTGCGCCGGGAGCCCACGGACGACGACCTCACCGTCATGCAGCTCCTGCGCACCGTGTCGGCAGGCGCCGGCGTCCTGCCGGCTGACGTCGTTGGCGCTGGAACGGCGCCGGAGGGGCAGGAGGCCGGCGACCTGGCGTACATGCGCGCGCACTTCGACCGAGTGGTTGGGTCTCGGGACTCGGAGTCGTTCTACATGCTCAACCCTGATGGTAACAATGGTCCGGAGCTTAGCATCTTCTTCATCAGGATATGA
- the LOC112895280 gene encoding atherin-like isoform X1, with amino-acid sequence MLPLLLISTVPAFTLLLVAPATKPCCKLARELGLLVLLLATELLRHATTAGRRLRGRGREPERSATTMPATPRPRPAALAAPGEAEAEATPAAAGLPLLDLPELALDRVLEELSPASLAAMACVCAALRDRCSADALWERHLRAKWGRVLGATARKEWEAELGARVSRASAPRPPRRRSWVDSLACAWPFSWIACRWLKGDATPAPAAVAAEPAPAPAPAAPPTNTVAAWYRALECGEFWFPAQVYNREVPAARPEAGQGGGRRAVEQDPSAAGGHAGARAARVGVPGGAAPRRPLRDPVAQEQGLPIRLVVWRRGSPGAVQPERASVSLPSGRYDRPGVPALRPRVAVEADQREQEGSQGDGGRDRRLLRGHQEAADQGRDLDVAPVLARGRPQLMGIAFAASLRVRVPKFPRIQLWRAFSARLK; translated from the exons ATGCTTCCGCTGCTGCTTATATCCACGGTCCCGGCCTTCACGCTGCTCCTCGTCGCGCCCGCCACCAAGCCCTGCTGCAAGCTCGCGCGGGAGCTCGGCCTCCTCGTGCTGCTGCTCGCCACGGAGCTGCTGCGCCACGCCACCACCGCGGGGAGGAGGCTGCGGGGCCGGGGTCGGGAGCCGGAGCGCAGCGCGACGACGATGCCCGCCACGCCCAGGCCGAGGCCGGCCGCATTGGCGGCGCcgggcgaggcggaggcggaggcgacGCCCGCCGCGGCGGGGCTCCCGCTGCTCGACCTGCCGGAGCTCGCGCTGGACCGCGTGCTGGAGGAGCTCTCGCCGGCCTCGCTCGCCGCGATGGCGTGCGTGTGCGCCGCTCTCAGGGACCGGTGCTCCGCCGACGCGCTGTGGGAGCGCCACCTCCGCGCCAAGTGGGGGCGCGTGCTGGGCGCCACCGCGCGGAAGGAGTGGGAGGCAGAGCTCGGAGCCAGGGTCTCCCGCGCGAgcgcgccgcggccgccccGCCGCAGGAGCTGGGTGGACTCGCTGGCCTGCGCGTGGCCCTTCTCCTGGATCGCCTGCCGCTGGCTCAAGGGGGATGCCACCCCGGCaccggccgccgtcgccgccgagccagcgcccgcgcccgcaCCCGCGGCGCCACCGACGAACACGGTGGCCGCGTGGTACCGCGCGCTCGAGTGCGGCGAGTTCTGGTTCCCCGCGCAGGTGTACAACCGCGAG GTACCCGCCGCACGGCCGGAAGCCGGCCAAGGAGGAGGCCGGCGTGCAGTGGAGCAGGATCCGAGCGCCGCCGGTGGGCACGCCGGCGCACGAGCTGCACGCGTCGGAGTGCCTGGAGGCGCTGCGCCCCGGCGACCACTTCGAGATCCAGTGGCGCAAGAACAAGGACTTCCCATACG GCTGGTGGTATGGCGTCGTGGGTCACCAGGCGCCGTGCAACCCGAACGAGCATCTGTGTCGCTGCCATCAGGACG ATACGATCGTCCTGGAGTTCCAGCACTACGCCCCCGGGTCGCGGTGGAGGCAGACCAGCGTGAGCAGGAAGGATCACAGGGAGACGGGGGACGAGACCGACGGCTTCTACGGGGGCATCAGGAAGCTGCAGACCAAGGACGAGATCTCGACGTGGCGCCGGTTCTGGCCCGTGGACGTCCTCAACTGATGGGGATCGCATTTGCAGCCAGCCTGCGCGTCCGCGTCCCGAAATTCCCCCGTATACAGTTATGGAGAGCTTTCAGCGCTCGTCTGAAATAA